The region TATCCTTGCCAAAAGGTGCCGGACTGCTGCTGGGATTGCGGGTTTCTTTGGGGAAAATGGCACCAAATTGGATTTCCAAGGGATCGTTACCAGAGCCATACACGTGTTGATCCGGCAGGGGACGCTCGTACTTAGCAAAGGTGGTGATGAACTGAGGCACCTTCCGGAAGGGGGCACTATACTTGAACAAGTCTTGTTTCATCCCCCAGTTGCGACATTCTTGTGCCTCTACCCCCAATCCCCTCAGATAGGGTACAGTTTCCTCCCCGAAGTAGTCTGAGTATTCCTGGGAGTCTACCAGGGCGTCTATCAGGGCTGGTAATCCCCCTTGGGAGACGATAGCAAAGTATTTTTGGAACTCTTCCTTGGAGGAAGGAGCACGTCCCAAAATATGACGGAAGGCCAACTCCACAACCCGAGAGTTACTGTAGGGCTCATAAAACTGTTTGCGATACAGCGGCGACTTAGCCAAACGGCGGATAAACTCCTTCATGGAGATGTCGCCGTTTTTCACCTGGGACTCCAGATAAGAGATAGACTGAGAATAGGCCCGACTAATATCTCTCTCGAATACTTGACGGTAGGCCGCCTTAACCACTGCATCCTTCTCGGTGGCAGACAGGCCCGGCTTCATCACGAACTTCTGACGACGCTCAGCCGCATTGTAGTAGCTTTGAGGTAATTCTAGCCCCTGAACGTCTGGAGAGTAGCTTTGACGTACCTTGTTAGCTGGGGTTGGGGTTTTCAGTTCGTTGATCAGGTCTTCAAAGTACTGACTGATAAGGTCTTTGGCCTCCTGGTCATTCTTGAAGTAATTCATGCAGGCCACTCTCATCTCCATTAGAGCTACTACTGTAGCATCTACGGAGCAGGCATTTTCCAAAATCTCCTTTAACCCCCTGGTGTTGACTACGAGGATATTAGGATCCCCAGCTACAATTGCATAGGTAACGTAGCGCAAGAACCAGGACAGATCCCGCAAAGATTTGGTCATCCTTGCGGGACCATAGCGGGAAACATTGATGGGACGGAATCCTGGCGGTATAGGGCCAATGCTGGGGGTAGTGAATATAGAGAAAAACCCAGCCAAGAGGCCACCAGCTCCACCAGTGCTATCCGCAGCAATATAGGTTTGTACTGCCTGACGGGCGGCTTTCACATCGCTGGGCACCTCAGCTACCCCAGCCCCCACTCCTACCAAAGCCTTCTCTTCCTCCTCTGCCGGGGGTTTTTCCAAGAAGGACATAGGAGACCCTCCCGTGAAAATACGGTTGGCTGCACGGGATACTATCAGCTCCGAGTTTTTACTGAGAATTTCTGCAATGGCCAACCTCTTCATCCCGGAGTTGAAATATGTCTCCAACTCCCCTAATTCTCTGTTGTCTAGGAAACGGTCCTGCTGTTCCGCCTGACTGATGGTGGATACAGCCACCGTTTGAAACAATTGCGGCCTGGCTAAATAACTTCCGCTACTTGCCTTTATAGTCATTGATTTTTTTTCTTAAAATCCAATTTCTTTATCTCTTCATTGCATCTAGATTAAATCCTTTTGGCATCTGATGGGCACTTTGTTAAAATTTATTACAGTCGGTCCATCCTATTCTCAGTTTTTTTCAAACTGTCTTCTGTCATGACAAACATTCCTCAGTTGGGTCGGTTGGGAGTGGTCACCATCGGGCGGAATGAGGGAGAAAGACTAGTAGAGTGCTTAAAATCCCTCCAAAAACTGTTACCACCCTATGTCCCTGTAGTGTATGTAGATTCGGGATCCACCGATGGCAGCCCAGAAACCGCCAGGGGATTCGGGGTGACTGTCATATCCCTGGATGCCTCCCTGCCCTTTACTGCCGCCCGAGGTCGCAATACTGGGTGGAAATACCTATTAGCTCACTATCCCCACCTGGATTATATTCAATTTTTGGATGGAGATTGTGAGTTGTTGCCCCAGTGGTTGGAAAAAGCTATCAGTCGGATGGAGGAAAACCCCCAGTTAGCGGCAGTCTGTGGCAGGGTAAAGGAGAAATATCCCCTTAAATCCGTATATAATCTGCTAATGGACATGGAGTGGAATACTCCCGTCGGTGAGGCTTTGTACTGTGGCGGCAATGCCCTTATTCGCGTAGAGGCTCTCAAACAGGTAGACGGTTATAATTCTAGCCTAATCTGTGGGGAAGAGCCAGAGATGTGTATTCGTCTGCGGCGTAGGGGGTGGAAAATTGAACGCCTTCCTGCAGACATGGTCATACATGATGCCTCTATGTATCATTTTAGTCAGTGGTGGCGGAGGATGGTTCGCGGTGGTTGGGCTGTAGCTCAAGGTTTTCACCTTTATGGCCGTGCCCCCGAAAACTACAAAAAAAAGGAACTTTTTAGCGGCTTCTTTTGGGGTTTTTTATTGCCATTTTTCTCCCTTATTCTTATCCCTTTTACCAGCTGCTATAGCCTACTTTTATTAATTCTTTATCCTATCCTTTTTTTTAAAATTTTTCTGTATCGTCGTCAATTTGAGCCCAATAATAGGCATGCTTTTATATATGCTTTCTGGTGTGTTATTTCCAAGTTTCCCCAGTTTATAGGACAAGTAGAATACTGGCTTAACAAGCTGAGAGATAGGAGGGCAGTTTTAATTGAGTACAAGTAGTGGAATGAATCAAAAAGCCATAATTTTGCTGATCATAGACTTGGCTTGGGAAAGATAGCCACCCCCGAAGAGATTAAAGTGGTTGAGGATGTGATAAAGATTATAAATGAGCTTGCGTTGCTGGTAACCGTTATCCAGAGGGTATTCTTGATTATAGGCTTGGTAGAAGGCTGGAGAAAAACCCCCAAACAACTCCGTCATGGCAATGTCTGCCTCCCTGTCGCCATAATAGAAAGCAGGATCGAATATTACAGGCGTACCATCTAGAGTGAAAGAAGCATTGCCACCCCACAAATCCCCATGGAGAGGCGAGGGGTGTGGCTGTCTATCCCTTAGACAATCTCTAATTTTCTCAACAATTTTGGTAATATTGTCGAAGTTGGCGCCTCTACGATAGGCCAATTGGAGTTGGTAGCCGATTCTCCTTTTAGCAAAAAAATCCGCCCAATTATCGCACCAATCGTTGATTTGTGGGGTTGAGCCGATAGTATTATTCATTTTCCAGCCAAAACGCGTCTCTTTCCGGCATTTGTGCAATTGTGCCAGTTTTTTCCCCATCATCTGCCATGATTGACTAC is a window of Geminocystis sp. M7585_C2015_104 DNA encoding:
- a CDS encoding fructosamine kinase family protein — translated: MWSEICKAISKSTQEEFVLQHRHSLGGGCINQAYKLVGEGRSYFVKVNDASCLDMFVAEAEGLREILETNTILVPRPICYGVAGSQSYLVLEHLELGGGSSQSWQMMGKKLAQLHKCRKETRFGWKMNNTIGSTPQINDWCDNWADFFAKRRIGYQLQLAYRRGANFDNITKIVEKIRDCLRDRQPHPSPLHGDLWGGNASFTLDGTPVIFDPAFYYGDREADIAMTELFGGFSPAFYQAYNQEYPLDNGYQQRKLIYNLYHILNHFNLFGGGYLSQAKSMISKIMAF
- a CDS encoding glycosyltransferase — protein: MGRLGVVTIGRNEGERLVECLKSLQKLLPPYVPVVYVDSGSTDGSPETARGFGVTVISLDASLPFTAARGRNTGWKYLLAHYPHLDYIQFLDGDCELLPQWLEKAISRMEENPQLAAVCGRVKEKYPLKSVYNLLMDMEWNTPVGEALYCGGNALIRVEALKQVDGYNSSLICGEEPEMCIRLRRRGWKIERLPADMVIHDASMYHFSQWWRRMVRGGWAVAQGFHLYGRAPENYKKKELFSGFFWGFLLPFFSLILIPFTSCYSLLLLILYPILFFKIFLYRRQFEPNNRHAFIYAFWCVISKFPQFIGQVEYWLNKLRDRRAVLIEYK
- a CDS encoding phycobilisome rod-core linker polypeptide; protein product: MTIKASSGSYLARPQLFQTVAVSTISQAEQQDRFLDNRELGELETYFNSGMKRLAIAEILSKNSELIVSRAANRIFTGGSPMSFLEKPPAEEEEKALVGVGAGVAEVPSDVKAARQAVQTYIAADSTGGAGGLLAGFFSIFTTPSIGPIPPGFRPINVSRYGPARMTKSLRDLSWFLRYVTYAIVAGDPNILVVNTRGLKEILENACSVDATVVALMEMRVACMNYFKNDQEAKDLISQYFEDLINELKTPTPANKVRQSYSPDVQGLELPQSYYNAAERRQKFVMKPGLSATEKDAVVKAAYRQVFERDISRAYSQSISYLESQVKNGDISMKEFIRRLAKSPLYRKQFYEPYSNSRVVELAFRHILGRAPSSKEEFQKYFAIVSQGGLPALIDALVDSQEYSDYFGEETVPYLRGLGVEAQECRNWGMKQDLFKYSAPFRKVPQFITTFAKYERPLPDQHVYGSGNDPLEIQFGAIFPKETRNPSSSPAPFGKDTRRILIHRGPAINNQNCNPRAIGLNPGSLGAKVVRLNNELPGSSNGVSVKFGESSTQAVIRAAYRQVFGRDVYEGQRLTAAETKLENGEISLREFIRILAKSDTFLKTYWTPYYVCKAIEYIHRRLLGRPTYGRAEMNKYFDICAKKGFYAFIDALIDSEEYIKAFGEDTVPYERYLTPAGYQMRMLRVGTIREDIGQRVEKEETPRFIELGQVKELRTEPDIKARINQGVSAKRQQTKIFKLTTTADKVALKNVIGAAYRQIFERDIEPYVVNTYFTNLESKLANGEITVKEFILGLGCSELYIKEFYTPYPNTKVIELGTKHFLGRAPLNQKEIQYYNQILATKGIRAFIAALVNSMEYAQLFGEDTVPYRRFPTLPAANFPNTEKLYNKLTKQDKELVVPSFKPVERVSLV